One Bradyrhizobium zhanjiangense DNA segment encodes these proteins:
- a CDS encoding DUF1328 domain-containing protein, with the protein MLGWVVTFLVIALIAGILGFGGIAGASIEIAKIIFFIAVVLFLVSAVVGLARGRNRV; encoded by the coding sequence ATGCTTGGCTGGGTTGTGACGTTTTTGGTTATCGCACTGATCGCCGGTATCCTGGGCTTCGGCGGCATCGCCGGCGCCTCGATCGAGATCGCCAAGATCATCTTCTTCATCGCGGTCGTCCTGTTCCTGGTCTCGGCCGTGGTCGGCTTGGCGCGCGGGCGCAACAGGGTATAG
- a CDS encoding ATP-dependent helicase yields MIRMTEPSKITGVPDHQPAAGGIAARARASVGPKYLSGLNPEQREAVETLDGPVLVLAGAGTGKTRVLTTRIAHILSQGRARPAEILSVTFTNKAAREMKQRLGQMLGHAVEGMPWLGTFHSIGGRILRVHAELAQLKSNFTVLDVDDQVRLLKQLLQAENIDDKRWPARMLAGLIDGWKNRGLMPSQVPSGEAAMFANGKGGKLYASYQERLKILNAADFGDLLLENIRIFREHPDILRQYQQRFKFILVDEYQDTNVAQYLWLRLLSQAPSSTSPRVRGEVASRSDAGEGDSPSTALLETAPHPSPLPVKDEEREQKGPTKNICCVGDDDQSIYGWRGAEVDNILRFEHDFPGAKVIRLERNYRSTGHILAAASHLIAHNEGRLGKTLRTEDQDGEKVTVTGSWDSEEEARGIGEEIEQLQRQGEKLDEIAILVRASYQMREFEDRFVTLGLPYRVIGGPRFYERAEIRDALAYLRVINSPADDLAFERIVNTPKRGLGDATVQMLHDHARKRRIPLFEAARAVVETDELKPKARGSLRDLITQFDRWRAQREVTAHTDLAQIVLDESGYTEMWQKDRSADAAGRLENLKELVRSMEEFENLQGFLEHISLVMDRDGGAEDDAVSLMTLHSAKGLEFDNVFLPGWEEGLFPSQRTLDEQGRAGLEEERRLGHVGLTRARRRAKIYFATNRRIHGTWSTTIPSRFLDELPAANVEITESKGGSAWGGTGGYGASRFDDMEAFGSSYSTPGWQRAQANRNRGGQGGRGGFEEEAASFSSASSSPDFGSFSSRRRGPLTIEGELVAKSTGTTSEFSLEDRVFHQKFGYGRVTKIDGNKLTIAFDKAGEKKVVDSFVQRA; encoded by the coding sequence ATGATTCGCATGACCGAGCCGAGCAAGATCACAGGCGTTCCCGATCACCAGCCCGCAGCCGGCGGCATCGCCGCGCGTGCGCGCGCCTCAGTGGGCCCGAAATATCTCTCCGGGCTCAATCCGGAGCAGCGCGAGGCGGTGGAGACGCTGGACGGTCCGGTCCTGGTGCTGGCCGGTGCCGGCACCGGCAAGACGCGTGTCCTGACCACGCGCATCGCCCACATCCTGAGCCAGGGTCGCGCCCGCCCCGCCGAGATCCTGTCGGTGACCTTCACCAACAAGGCCGCGCGCGAGATGAAGCAGCGGCTCGGCCAGATGCTCGGCCATGCCGTCGAGGGCATGCCGTGGCTCGGCACCTTCCACTCCATCGGCGGCCGCATCCTGCGCGTCCATGCCGAACTGGCGCAGCTCAAGTCGAACTTCACCGTGCTCGATGTCGACGACCAGGTCCGGCTGCTCAAGCAGCTGCTGCAGGCCGAGAACATCGACGACAAGCGCTGGCCGGCACGCATGCTGGCCGGGCTGATCGACGGTTGGAAGAACCGCGGCCTGATGCCGTCGCAGGTGCCGTCGGGCGAGGCCGCGATGTTCGCCAACGGCAAGGGCGGCAAGCTCTATGCGAGCTACCAGGAGCGGCTGAAGATATTGAACGCCGCCGATTTCGGCGATCTGCTGCTGGAGAACATTCGCATCTTCCGCGAGCATCCGGACATCCTCAGGCAATACCAGCAGCGCTTCAAATTCATCCTGGTCGACGAGTACCAAGACACCAACGTCGCGCAATATCTGTGGCTGCGGCTGCTGTCGCAGGCGCCGTCGTCCACCTCTCCCCGCGTGCGGGGAGAGGTCGCATCGCGAAGCGATGCGGGTGAGGGGGATTCTCCGAGCACCGCGCTCTTGGAGACAGCCCCTCACCCCAGCCCTCTCCCCGTGAAGGACGAGGAAAGGGAGCAGAAGGGCCCCACCAAAAACATCTGCTGCGTCGGCGACGACGACCAGTCGATCTATGGCTGGCGCGGCGCCGAGGTCGACAACATCCTGCGCTTCGAGCACGATTTTCCGGGCGCCAAGGTGATCCGCCTCGAGCGCAATTACCGCTCGACCGGCCACATCCTCGCCGCCGCCTCGCATTTGATCGCACATAACGAAGGTCGGCTCGGCAAGACGCTGCGCACCGAGGACCAGGACGGCGAGAAGGTCACGGTGACGGGCTCGTGGGATTCCGAAGAGGAAGCGCGCGGCATTGGCGAGGAGATCGAGCAGCTCCAGCGCCAGGGCGAGAAGCTCGATGAGATCGCGATCCTGGTGCGCGCCTCCTACCAGATGCGCGAGTTCGAAGACCGCTTCGTCACGCTTGGCCTGCCCTATCGCGTCATCGGCGGCCCGCGCTTCTATGAGCGCGCCGAGATCCGCGACGCGCTCGCCTATCTGCGCGTCATCAACTCGCCGGCCGACGATCTCGCCTTCGAGCGCATCGTCAATACGCCCAAGCGCGGGCTTGGCGACGCCACCGTGCAGATGCTGCACGACCACGCGCGCAAGCGCCGCATCCCGCTGTTCGAAGCGGCACGCGCGGTGGTCGAGACCGACGAGCTGAAGCCGAAGGCGCGCGGCTCGCTTCGCGATCTCATCACGCAGTTCGACCGCTGGCGTGCCCAGCGCGAGGTCACCGCGCATACCGACCTCGCCCAGATCGTGCTCGACGAGAGCGGCTACACCGAGATGTGGCAGAAGGACCGTTCGGCCGACGCCGCGGGCCGGCTGGAGAACCTGAAAGAACTCGTGCGCTCGATGGAGGAGTTCGAGAACCTGCAGGGATTCCTCGAGCACATCTCGCTGGTGATGGACCGCGACGGCGGCGCTGAGGACGACGCGGTGTCGCTGATGACGCTGCATTCGGCCAAGGGACTCGAATTCGACAACGTGTTCTTGCCCGGCTGGGAGGAAGGCCTGTTCCCGAGCCAGCGCACGCTGGATGAGCAAGGCCGCGCCGGGCTGGAAGAAGAGCGCCGGCTCGGCCATGTCGGTCTCACGCGCGCCCGACGCCGCGCGAAAATCTATTTTGCGACCAACCGCCGGATCCATGGCACCTGGTCGACCACGATCCCGTCGCGCTTTCTCGACGAATTGCCGGCGGCCAATGTCGAGATCACGGAATCCAAGGGCGGCTCGGCCTGGGGCGGCACCGGCGGCTACGGCGCCTCCCGCTTCGACGACATGGAGGCGTTCGGCTCCAGCTATTCGACGCCGGGCTGGCAGCGCGCCCAGGCCAACCGCAACCGCGGCGGCCAAGGCGGCCGCGGCGGTTTCGAGGAAGAGGCCGCCTCGTTCTCCTCCGCATCGTCCTCACCCGATTTCGGCAGCTTCTCATCGCGCCGCCGCGGTCCCCTCACCATCGAGGGCGAGCTGGTCGCCAAATCGACCGGCACGACCTCGGAATTCTCGCTGGAAGACCGCGTCTTCCACCAGAAATTCGGCTACGGCCGCGTCACCAAGATCGACGGCAACAAGCTCACCATCGCCTTCGACAAGGCCGGCGAGAAGAAGGTCGTGGACAGCTTTGTGCAGCGGGCGTGA
- a CDS encoding NAD-dependent epimerase/dehydratase family protein, with product MALVLVTGGSGFIGHHLVEALRARGQRVRVLDVRAPAAANADVEYAHGSVLDRDVVDAALAGVDQVYHLAGLPGMWAANKQDFHEVNCRGTEIVLAAAMKRGVSRFLHCSTESILFPYSDLNGVPAEEALQPANAMPGAYTRSKALAEHCAAKAAAAGFPLVIGTPTMPIGAADHNLTPPTAMLWYFLQKKVQPHLNFLVNLVDVRDVAMGLVLTMERGRLGHRYILGGDCVPLGNILRMMSAMSGRRQFPVVVPGRIAELSAIMLESIADHITRRPPNGTAEGVRIALAASDLSIGKARTELGYSPRPIEPVLRETITHLLARGGLPASGAIEHHALSSRAS from the coding sequence ATGGCTCTCGTACTGGTTACCGGTGGCAGCGGCTTCATCGGACATCATCTCGTAGAAGCGCTCCGCGCCCGTGGGCAGCGGGTGCGTGTTCTCGATGTCCGCGCTCCGGCCGCGGCGAACGCGGACGTTGAATATGCCCATGGCTCGGTGCTGGACCGCGATGTGGTCGATGCCGCGCTGGCCGGCGTCGATCAGGTCTATCACCTCGCCGGCCTGCCCGGCATGTGGGCCGCCAACAAACAGGACTTTCACGAGGTCAATTGCCGCGGCACCGAGATCGTGCTCGCGGCCGCGATGAAGCGCGGCGTGTCGCGCTTCCTGCATTGCTCGACCGAATCGATCCTGTTCCCCTATTCCGACCTCAACGGCGTTCCCGCCGAAGAGGCGCTGCAGCCGGCCAATGCGATGCCCGGTGCCTATACGCGCTCGAAGGCGCTCGCCGAGCATTGCGCCGCGAAGGCTGCCGCCGCTGGCTTTCCGCTCGTGATCGGCACGCCGACCATGCCGATCGGCGCAGCCGACCACAATCTGACGCCGCCGACCGCGATGCTGTGGTACTTCCTCCAGAAGAAGGTGCAGCCGCATCTCAACTTCCTCGTCAACCTCGTCGATGTCCGCGACGTCGCCATGGGCCTCGTGCTGACCATGGAGCGTGGCCGCCTCGGCCACCGCTACATTCTCGGCGGCGACTGCGTCCCGCTCGGCAACATCCTGCGTATGATGTCGGCGATGAGCGGCCGGCGGCAGTTTCCGGTCGTCGTGCCCGGCAGGATCGCCGAGCTCTCCGCGATCATGCTCGAATCCATCGCTGATCACATCACGCGCCGGCCGCCGAACGGCACCGCCGAGGGCGTGCGCATTGCACTCGCCGCGAGCGATCTCTCGATCGGCAAGGCCCGCACCGAGCTCGGCTATTCGCCGCGTCCGATCGAGCCCGTCCTGCGCGAAACCATCACCCACCTTCTCGCCCGCGGCGGCCTGCCCGCCTCCGGCGCCATCGAGCATCACGCGCTCTCCTCGCGCGCGAGCTGA
- a CDS encoding Spy/CpxP family protein refolding chaperone encodes MMRRVVGIAAVAFACMLAGAALAKGGHGGGHGGGHGGGHGGGHHGGGHFRGHGGGHAHGGGHHRGMRFTTGARHGGPNFGQIRNAAIRPANFRNALNSSAFRSGRLISNPAARAQLAAAAALAGWSGASSGWWQHAGGGYGWVGPLFWPFAYNDLYDYTIWGDGLGFWGYGYPDIYAGIFGPYGYDRLSAYLPQQPQGRRRARGAPLDQLCGSDRRAIVGLPIDQIAAAVQPSDAQGAALDALGNASIDAAALIRASCPTQAAATAPGRLAAMQQRVEAMEKGVDLVQPALETFYGSLNDEQKARFNALADDQRRATASNNASGSPVQNCSASAAFDWPGATIEERIHPNDTQRAALQVLQDTSAKVSASLKAACEPNDVMTPPARMAAIRKRLDVMLDGIKSVRAALDDFYATLNDEQKAQFEAIGPRRMS; translated from the coding sequence ATGATGCGACGGGTCGTCGGAATTGCCGCGGTGGCGTTTGCCTGCATGCTGGCAGGCGCGGCTCTGGCCAAGGGCGGACATGGCGGCGGTCACGGCGGTGGCCATGGAGGCGGGCACGGCGGTGGTCATCACGGTGGCGGCCATTTCCGCGGCCATGGCGGTGGGCACGCGCACGGCGGCGGGCATCATCGCGGGATGCGGTTCACCACCGGCGCCCGGCATGGCGGCCCGAATTTCGGTCAGATCCGCAATGCGGCGATACGGCCGGCGAACTTCCGCAATGCCCTGAACTCCAGCGCATTCCGGAGCGGCCGGCTGATCAGCAATCCGGCGGCGCGTGCGCAGCTCGCCGCCGCAGCCGCACTCGCGGGCTGGAGCGGCGCAAGCAGCGGATGGTGGCAACATGCGGGTGGCGGCTATGGCTGGGTCGGACCGCTGTTCTGGCCGTTCGCCTACAATGATCTCTACGACTACACGATCTGGGGCGACGGCCTCGGCTTCTGGGGCTACGGCTATCCGGACATCTATGCCGGCATTTTCGGACCCTACGGTTATGATCGGTTGTCCGCCTATCTGCCGCAGCAACCGCAGGGACGACGGCGGGCGCGCGGCGCGCCGCTCGATCAGCTCTGCGGCAGCGACCGCCGTGCAATCGTCGGTCTGCCGATCGATCAGATTGCGGCCGCGGTGCAGCCGAGCGATGCGCAAGGCGCCGCTCTCGATGCGCTCGGCAACGCCTCGATCGACGCGGCAGCGCTGATCCGCGCGTCCTGTCCGACCCAGGCCGCAGCGACGGCGCCGGGCCGGCTCGCGGCGATGCAGCAGCGTGTCGAGGCGATGGAGAAGGGGGTCGATCTGGTCCAGCCCGCGCTCGAGACGTTCTATGGTTCGCTTAACGACGAGCAGAAGGCACGTTTCAATGCGCTGGCTGACGATCAGCGTCGTGCAACCGCATCGAACAATGCGAGCGGATCCCCGGTACAGAATTGCAGCGCGTCCGCCGCGTTCGATTGGCCCGGCGCCACGATCGAGGAGAGGATTCATCCGAACGATACCCAGCGTGCGGCGCTCCAGGTGCTCCAGGATACCAGCGCCAAAGTCAGTGCATCGCTCAAGGCGGCCTGCGAGCCCAATGACGTGATGACACCGCCGGCACGCATGGCCGCAATCCGCAAGCGCCTCGACGTGATGCTGGATGGCATCAAGTCGGTGCGCGCGGCGCTCGATGATTTCTACGCGACGCTGAATGACGAGCAGAAGGCGCAGTTCGAGGCGATCGGCCCGCGCCGCATGTCGTGA
- a CDS encoding DUF962 domain-containing protein — MGGFFQRQLAVYVEYHRDPRNTAMHVVGILLLFTGAVMPLTLVRLPLFGFDVSLAVILALPVLIYWLLLDLGLGLGILAVSIVLFSIATAIAAQVGTVAMWAIFATLVVLGLAAQTIGHKVFEGREASLFTFPSHLLLGPMFVMAKLFIALGFRRDLAAILGPLPTNSLSTR, encoded by the coding sequence ATGGGTGGCTTTTTTCAGCGCCAACTTGCCGTCTACGTCGAGTACCATCGCGATCCCCGGAACACGGCGATGCATGTGGTCGGCATCCTACTGCTGTTCACCGGCGCCGTCATGCCGTTGACACTGGTCAGGCTGCCGCTGTTCGGATTCGATGTCAGCCTCGCGGTAATCCTAGCGCTGCCGGTTCTGATTTACTGGCTGCTGCTCGATCTGGGGCTCGGGCTCGGCATTCTGGCCGTCTCCATTGTGCTGTTTTCGATTGCGACCGCCATCGCGGCGCAAGTCGGCACGGTGGCGATGTGGGCGATTTTCGCCACGCTGGTCGTGCTCGGCCTCGCCGCGCAGACCATCGGCCACAAGGTTTTTGAGGGGCGCGAGGCCTCGTTGTTCACTTTTCCCTCGCATCTTTTGCTTGGACCGATGTTCGTGATGGCAAAATTATTCATTGCACTGGGCTTCCGTCGCGACCTTGCCGCGATTCTGGGGCCTCTTCCGACCAATTCCCTTTCGACTCGATAA
- a CDS encoding caspase family protein: protein MRRPAFSNLLLASGFLALAQVMTPSDAAAEARLALVIGQSAYRTVPELPNAANDAKGMTELLGNAGFTVTTAANLAQNEMRAAISDFAGKVGASGADTVALVFYAGHGLQIDGENYLVPVDLDPKREADIPLQGVRLNDLLNTLGALPTRARIFMLDACRNNPFPALSGAGHGLAIVDTKAGAPGSFISYSTSPGAEAEDGNGIDSPYTTAALTIAKQPNLPIEEVFKRIRVAVAQSTDGRQIPWESSSLTTDFKFFGESSQPSSLPGADSMALASATRSVEDWRKDLQGKPAKVAYELVITEDTVPAYQAYIELYAQDARTPRLRTVLERRRQMLAWERAVSINTRASFEAYLANWDNSDLAATARRLLLRVQNRNYGLPVAAAATPAPVAVAMAPTCPCSTPSAPATPVNPSVAPIIKKRVDDTPPKRKVVEAPPKRRPAPPPEEVVYERAPPPGPPPGAVMQGIGIGIGIGMGMGGRGGDHYRGDDRRY, encoded by the coding sequence ATGCGCCGTCCAGCCTTTTCCAATTTGCTGCTTGCATCCGGTTTTCTTGCGCTCGCACAGGTGATGACGCCGAGCGACGCCGCCGCCGAAGCGCGGCTCGCGCTCGTGATCGGCCAATCCGCCTATCGCACAGTACCGGAACTGCCCAACGCCGCCAACGACGCCAAGGGCATGACGGAGCTGCTCGGCAATGCCGGCTTCACCGTCACCACGGCGGCCAATCTGGCGCAGAACGAGATGCGCGCGGCGATCTCGGATTTCGCCGGCAAGGTCGGCGCCAGCGGTGCCGATACCGTCGCTTTGGTATTCTATGCCGGCCATGGCCTGCAGATCGACGGCGAGAACTATCTCGTGCCCGTCGATCTCGATCCCAAGCGCGAGGCCGACATTCCGCTCCAGGGCGTGCGGCTGAACGACCTGCTCAACACGCTCGGCGCCCTGCCGACGCGGGCGCGCATCTTCATGCTCGATGCCTGCCGCAACAATCCGTTCCCCGCGCTCAGCGGCGCCGGCCACGGGCTTGCGATCGTCGACACCAAGGCCGGCGCGCCCGGCTCCTTCATTTCCTATTCGACGTCGCCCGGTGCCGAAGCCGAGGACGGCAACGGCATCGACAGCCCCTACACCACGGCCGCGCTGACCATCGCCAAGCAGCCCAATCTGCCGATCGAGGAGGTGTTCAAGCGCATCCGCGTCGCGGTGGCGCAATCGACTGACGGGCGGCAGATCCCCTGGGAAAGCTCGTCGCTCACCACCGATTTCAAGTTCTTCGGCGAAAGCAGCCAGCCGTCGTCCCTTCCAGGCGCAGATTCGATGGCGCTCGCCAGTGCCACGCGCAGCGTCGAGGATTGGCGCAAGGATTTGCAGGGCAAGCCTGCCAAGGTCGCCTATGAGCTCGTGATCACCGAGGACACGGTGCCGGCCTATCAGGCCTATATCGAGCTCTACGCACAGGACGCCCGCACGCCGCGCCTGCGCACGGTGCTGGAGCGGCGGCGGCAGATGCTGGCCTGGGAACGCGCGGTCTCGATCAACACCCGCGCCTCGTTCGAAGCTTATCTTGCGAACTGGGACAACAGCGATCTCGCCGCGACCGCGCGCAGGCTGCTGCTCCGCGTCCAGAACCGCAACTATGGCCTGCCCGTTGCCGCCGCTGCGACGCCAGCCCCGGTCGCCGTCGCGATGGCGCCTACCTGCCCCTGCTCGACGCCATCGGCACCGGCAACGCCGGTCAATCCGAGCGTTGCGCCCATCATCAAGAAGCGCGTCGACGACACGCCGCCGAAACGCAAGGTGGTCGAGGCGCCGCCGAAGCGCCGGCCCGCCCCTCCGCCCGAGGAAGTGGTCTACGAGCGCGCGCCGCCCCCCGGGCCGCCGCCCGGCGCCGTGATGCAGGGCATCGGCATCGGAATCGGGATCGGCATGGGAATGGGCGGCCGCGGCGGAGATCACTATCGCGGCGACGACCGCAGATATTAA
- a CDS encoding thioesterase family protein codes for MPETTASAPQAQPFRASIMQIEPQWIDYNGHLNMAYYNVMFDRAIDQLWLEFGMGPAYMKERGGSSFTAECHVRYLREIHLGDPVQIFVWLLEADDKRLHTFEEMRHATEGWLSATSENMSLHMDMNARRVAPFPPDIRERIAVVTKAHSAVARPEGIGRNVAMPSKR; via the coding sequence ATGCCGGAGACTACCGCCTCAGCGCCCCAAGCGCAGCCATTCCGCGCCTCGATCATGCAGATCGAGCCGCAATGGATCGACTACAACGGCCATCTCAACATGGCCTATTACAACGTGATGTTCGACCGGGCGATCGACCAGCTCTGGCTCGAGTTCGGGATGGGGCCGGCCTACATGAAGGAGCGAGGCGGCTCGAGCTTCACCGCCGAATGCCATGTGCGCTATTTGCGCGAGATCCATCTCGGCGATCCCGTGCAGATCTTCGTCTGGCTGCTGGAGGCCGACGACAAGCGGCTGCACACCTTCGAGGAGATGCGTCACGCGACCGAGGGCTGGTTGTCGGCCACGTCCGAGAACATGTCGCTGCACATGGACATGAATGCGCGGCGCGTTGCGCCGTTTCCGCCTGATATCCGCGAGCGCATCGCTGTGGTCACAAAGGCCCACAGCGCGGTAGCCCGACCCGAGGGCATCGGCCGGAACGTGGCGATGCCCTCGAAGCGGTAG
- a CDS encoding type II toxin-antitoxin system HicB family antitoxin, producing the protein MPHYIAIIEDAGPDDAVGVWFPDLPGCISGGDDVDEALENAPEALALYAQDLIEDGRQLPPPRTLAELEADPEFADDLRNHMVAQIEWPPRADATE; encoded by the coding sequence ATGCCTCACTACATCGCCATCATCGAGGATGCCGGCCCGGACGATGCCGTCGGCGTCTGGTTTCCGGACCTGCCCGGCTGCATCTCCGGCGGCGACGACGTCGACGAGGCCCTTGAGAATGCGCCCGAGGCGCTCGCTCTCTATGCGCAGGACCTGATCGAGGACGGCCGGCAGCTTCCCCCGCCGCGGACGCTGGCCGAGCTCGAAGCCGATCCGGAATTTGCCGACGATCTCAGGAACCACATGGTCGCCCAGATCGAATGGCCACCCCGCGCCGACGCCACCGAGTGA
- a CDS encoding methyltransferase family protein, with translation MSFDFSKLLSIAWGGWTTTWPTQLLALIWLAWLASWVGASFWQGRTQKQVMTLESGRYRIPILVGGILFTPWTAEVLNEKPLWVFSNTGVYITALIVLAGISFTWWGRLHLGKFWSNTITHKEDHRVIDTGPYGIVRHPIYTGLIAGMLATGIAVGTVTAMLGAILISLGMWQKGRMEEVFLSKELGEDAYGAYCRRVPMIIPFLSPR, from the coding sequence ATGTCCTTCGATTTCAGCAAGCTTCTCTCTATCGCCTGGGGTGGTTGGACCACGACCTGGCCGACGCAACTGCTCGCCCTGATCTGGCTCGCCTGGCTCGCCAGCTGGGTCGGCGCCTCGTTCTGGCAGGGCCGCACCCAGAAGCAGGTGATGACGCTGGAGTCCGGCCGCTATCGGATCCCGATCCTGGTCGGCGGCATCCTGTTCACGCCGTGGACGGCCGAAGTGCTGAACGAGAAGCCGCTCTGGGTGTTCAGCAATACCGGCGTCTACATCACGGCCCTGATCGTGCTCGCCGGCATCTCCTTCACCTGGTGGGGACGGCTGCATCTCGGAAAATTCTGGTCCAACACCATCACTCACAAGGAAGACCATCGCGTCATCGACACGGGTCCCTATGGCATCGTGCGCCACCCGATCTACACCGGCCTGATCGCGGGCATGCTGGCGACCGGCATCGCGGTCGGCACGGTGACCGCGATGCTCGGTGCCATCCTGATCTCGCTCGGCATGTGGCAGAAGGGCCGGATGGAAGAAGTGTTCTTGTCCAAGGAACTCGGCGAGGACGCCTACGGCGCCTATTGCCGCCGCGTGCCGATGATCATCCCGTTCCTGTCGCCGCGGTGA
- a CDS encoding FAD-binding oxidoreductase, which produces MGTTITNNPPRPEPKALASALEQLAARFGNRLITSQAVREQHGHTTTWIVNQPPDGVVMAQETADIQDVVRICANNRVPVIPFGTGTSLEGQVNAPAGGISVDLRDMNKVLAVHAEDLDCVIEPGVTRKALNEHLRDQGLFFPIDPGADASLGGMASTRASGTNAVRYGTMRESVLALKVVRGDGEIITTGTRAKKSSAGYDLTHLFVGSEGTLGIISELTIRLRGIPETIAAGAVSFETVHGACQAVILAIQTGIPVARIELLNAAQVKACNAYSKLTLPETPLLLMEFHGSEIEVGEQSKAFGEIARECGGGEFSWTTKPEDRTKLWQARHDAYWSVKALRPGDSIGVVATDVCVPISRLADCVSETEEDLKRLNLLSPIVGHVGDGNFHCSLVCDVNDPGEMARGEEFMHRLVERAQAMDGTCTGEHGIGQGKQKYLKAELGPEALDAMRALKKALDPLNIFNPGKIVPEA; this is translated from the coding sequence GTGGGCACGACCATCACCAATAATCCGCCGCGGCCGGAGCCGAAAGCCCTCGCAAGTGCGCTGGAACAGCTTGCCGCACGCTTCGGCAACCGCCTCATCACCTCGCAGGCCGTTCGCGAGCAGCACGGCCATACCACGACATGGATCGTCAACCAGCCGCCCGACGGCGTGGTGATGGCGCAGGAGACCGCCGACATCCAGGACGTGGTGCGGATCTGTGCCAACAATCGCGTCCCCGTCATTCCCTTCGGCACCGGCACCTCGCTCGAGGGCCAGGTCAACGCGCCCGCGGGCGGCATCTCGGTCGACCTGCGCGACATGAACAAGGTGCTCGCGGTGCATGCCGAGGACCTCGACTGCGTGATCGAGCCCGGCGTCACCCGCAAGGCGCTCAACGAGCATCTGCGCGACCAGGGCCTGTTCTTCCCGATCGATCCCGGCGCGGACGCTTCGCTCGGCGGCATGGCTTCGACCCGCGCTTCCGGCACCAATGCGGTGCGCTACGGCACCATGCGCGAGAGTGTGCTGGCGCTGAAGGTCGTGCGCGGCGACGGCGAGATCATCACCACAGGCACGCGCGCGAAAAAGTCGTCCGCCGGCTACGACCTGACGCATCTGTTCGTCGGCTCCGAAGGCACGCTCGGCATCATCTCGGAACTGACGATCCGCCTGCGCGGCATCCCCGAGACCATAGCGGCCGGCGCGGTGTCATTCGAAACCGTGCACGGCGCCTGTCAGGCGGTGATCCTGGCGATCCAGACCGGCATTCCCGTGGCGCGCATCGAGCTACTCAATGCTGCGCAGGTCAAGGCCTGCAACGCCTATTCCAAGCTGACGCTGCCGGAGACGCCGCTGCTGCTGATGGAATTCCACGGCAGCGAGATCGAGGTTGGCGAGCAGTCCAAGGCTTTCGGCGAGATCGCGAGAGAATGCGGCGGCGGCGAGTTCTCCTGGACCACCAAGCCGGAGGACCGCACCAAACTATGGCAGGCCCGGCACGACGCCTATTGGTCGGTGAAGGCGCTACGCCCCGGCGACAGCATCGGCGTGGTCGCAACCGACGTCTGCGTGCCGATCTCGCGTCTCGCCGACTGCGTGAGCGAGACCGAGGAGGATCTCAAGCGCCTCAACCTGTTGTCGCCGATCGTCGGCCATGTCGGCGACGGCAATTTCCACTGCTCGCTGGTCTGCGACGTCAATGATCCCGGCGAGATGGCGCGCGGCGAGGAGTTCATGCATCGCCTGGTCGAGCGCGCGCAGGCGATGGACGGCACCTGCACCGGCGAGCACGGCATCGGCCAGGGCAAGCAGAAATATCTCAAGGCCGAGCTCGGCCCCGAAGCGCTGGATGCGATGCGGGCGCTGAAAAAGGCGCTCGATCCGCTCAATATCTTCAACCCCGGCAAGATCGTGCCGGAGGCCTAG
- a CDS encoding OmpA family protein: MRAKGLSTAGLGIALGFALLAGAARAQTAAPTRDDIVGKLNHFEEAAEVDLPALKQQVMERAKARIKNDPGPVNRPLIAPDLAKLPAFNAQIQFDADTPIIQPASYQTVGRIADALVHSSLLPYTFLIVGHVESNSKTREANAILSQRRADAIRDVLVNTFKISTKRLHPIGLGEEQFLDRAKPTSAVNGQLQILTYAKLPEEPARPAAAPAPAAKKPAKKH; the protein is encoded by the coding sequence ATGCGCGCGAAGGGGCTCTCCACCGCCGGACTAGGCATCGCGCTGGGCTTCGCCCTGCTCGCGGGCGCCGCCCGCGCGCAGACGGCGGCGCCGACCCGCGACGACATCGTCGGCAAGCTCAACCATTTCGAGGAAGCCGCCGAGGTCGACCTTCCCGCGCTGAAGCAGCAGGTGATGGAGCGCGCCAAGGCCAGGATCAAGAACGATCCCGGTCCGGTGAACCGGCCGCTGATCGCGCCTGACCTCGCCAAGCTGCCCGCCTTCAACGCACAGATCCAGTTCGACGCCGACACGCCGATCATCCAGCCGGCATCCTACCAGACCGTCGGCCGCATTGCGGATGCGCTGGTGCATTCCTCGCTGCTGCCCTACACCTTCCTGATCGTCGGCCATGTCGAGTCCAACTCGAAGACGCGCGAGGCCAATGCGATCCTGAGTCAGCGCCGGGCTGATGCGATCCGCGACGTGCTGGTGAACACCTTCAAGATCTCGACCAAGCGGCTGCATCCGATCGGCCTCGGCGAGGAGCAGTTTCTCGACCGGGCCAAGCCGACCTCGGCCGTCAACGGCCAGTTGCAGATCCTGACCTATGCCAAGCTGCCGGAGGAGCCTGCGCGTCCGGCTGCGGCACCTGCGCCTGCGGCGAAAAAGCCCGCCAAGAAACACTGA